In Georgenia soli, a genomic segment contains:
- a CDS encoding DUF6541 family protein: MTWAGVAPPGLLLWAGLLLPGWAFLRPLGVRGLVALGAAPAVSTALAGVLGLVYPLVGVRWNLLTAAAGVCGGILLAVAAGLVLGTAQRRSTDERHALWLPPPLPYRSAWPLLGSTLVACVLVGGPMAAAMTTPESPAQAWDAVFHLNAIASIQDTGNASVLGGLAPLYGGRPTYYPSVWHALVAVAPGFTSVVPAANTAALVVGAPVWLVGMAAFTRVMVHQRDLPVLVAPVLAATFVAFPVVVLTVLAQEPMGLSMALLPGALTVLVVALRTRWFWPAKASAALALLAAGAGVALAHGSGAFSMLALGGLPVAVVLARQARQGWAAGRPLAVVAGITAAAGVLATVVVLLAAFPAFLATLSYERAGSSSYLPILAKLITDTPQVYWYGMGFGNVVVMALALAGAVLAFRHRRGRRLVAVLLVAVALVLLAAGPPENPLRTVTGVWYTQAARIAPLAVVPAVVLASGAFGMVADRLTRQVPGRYRKPAARAVPVALLVLVVVLTGGARWDLKSRITASVHEPGAIAWGTMLTRGELAMIERLPDRLPPDAVVLGDPFNGSAYLPALAGVDVVLPQLGPVPGAERRLLEASFRDLHDDPAVCGAARALGVTHVYTDTADAESGAKVSDRTAGLRDIDTSSGFTLVDSGGTAAVWQLTACSVTGL; encoded by the coding sequence ATGACCTGGGCCGGCGTGGCGCCGCCGGGCCTGCTGCTGTGGGCGGGTCTGCTCCTTCCCGGGTGGGCGTTCCTGCGTCCGCTCGGCGTCAGAGGCCTCGTGGCCCTGGGGGCCGCACCGGCGGTGAGCACGGCGCTCGCAGGCGTCCTGGGGCTGGTCTACCCGCTGGTCGGGGTCCGCTGGAACCTTCTCACGGCGGCGGCGGGCGTGTGCGGCGGGATCCTGCTCGCCGTCGCTGCGGGTCTGGTCCTCGGCACGGCGCAGCGCCGGAGCACCGACGAGCGTCACGCCCTGTGGCTCCCGCCTCCGCTGCCCTACCGCTCGGCGTGGCCGCTCCTCGGGTCGACGCTCGTCGCGTGCGTCCTGGTCGGCGGGCCGATGGCAGCGGCCATGACCACGCCGGAGTCCCCGGCACAGGCCTGGGACGCGGTGTTCCACCTCAACGCGATCGCGTCGATCCAGGACACCGGCAACGCCTCGGTCCTCGGCGGGCTCGCCCCGCTCTACGGCGGCAGGCCCACCTACTACCCGTCGGTCTGGCACGCGCTGGTCGCGGTGGCCCCCGGGTTCACATCGGTCGTCCCCGCGGCCAACACGGCGGCGCTCGTGGTGGGAGCACCGGTCTGGCTGGTCGGGATGGCCGCGTTCACCCGCGTCATGGTGCACCAGCGCGATCTTCCCGTCCTCGTGGCGCCGGTGCTGGCGGCGACCTTCGTCGCCTTTCCGGTGGTCGTGCTGACGGTCCTGGCGCAGGAGCCCATGGGGCTGAGCATGGCGCTGCTGCCGGGCGCGCTCACGGTCCTCGTCGTCGCCCTCCGCACCCGCTGGTTCTGGCCGGCGAAGGCCTCCGCGGCGCTCGCCCTGCTCGCCGCCGGTGCGGGCGTGGCACTGGCTCACGGATCCGGAGCCTTCTCGATGCTCGCCCTCGGCGGGCTTCCCGTCGCGGTGGTCCTCGCCCGGCAGGCCCGTCAGGGATGGGCTGCCGGACGCCCCCTGGCGGTGGTCGCCGGGATCACGGCGGCGGCAGGTGTCCTCGCGACCGTCGTCGTGCTGCTCGCCGCGTTCCCGGCCTTCCTCGCCACCCTGTCCTACGAGCGCGCCGGGTCGTCCAGCTACCTGCCCATCCTTGCCAAGCTCATCACGGACACCCCGCAGGTCTACTGGTACGGGATGGGGTTCGGCAACGTCGTCGTCATGGCACTGGCCCTCGCCGGGGCCGTGCTCGCCTTCCGCCACCGCCGGGGCCGCCGCCTCGTCGCCGTGCTCCTCGTCGCCGTCGCCCTGGTGCTGCTCGCGGCGGGCCCCCCGGAGAACCCGCTGCGCACGGTCACCGGGGTCTGGTACACGCAGGCCGCACGCATCGCGCCCCTCGCGGTCGTCCCCGCCGTGGTCCTCGCGTCCGGGGCGTTCGGGATGGTCGCGGACCGGCTCACCCGGCAGGTGCCGGGACGGTACCGCAAACCCGCGGCGAGGGCGGTGCCTGTTGCGCTGCTGGTGCTGGTCGTCGTCCTCACCGGTGGGGCGCGATGGGACCTGAAGTCCCGGATCACGGCGTCGGTCCACGAGCCCGGCGCGATCGCATGGGGAACGATGCTCACCAGAGGGGAGCTCGCGATGATCGAACGGCTCCCTGACCGGCTGCCCCCGGACGCCGTCGTCCTGGGCGATCCGTTCAACGGGTCCGCGTACCTGCCGGCTCTGGCGGGCGTCGACGTCGTCCTCCCGCAGCTCGGACCCGTCCCGGGTGCGGAGAGGCGACTCCTGGAGGCCTCCTTCCGGGACCTCCACGACGACCCCGCCGTGTGCGGGGCCGCTCGGGCGCTGGGTGTCACCCACGTCTACACGGACACGGCCGACGCGGAGTCCGGTGCGAAGGTCTCCGACCGGACCGCCGGGCTCCGGGACATCGACACCTCGAGCGGCTTCACCCTCGTCGACAGCGGGGGCACCGCCGCGGTCTGGCAGCTGACGGCCTGCTCCGTTACCGGACTGTGA
- a CDS encoding CoA-binding protein, with amino-acid sequence MAHVNEPDVIRRLLTTPGRWAVVGLSENRARTAYSIARYLQDDLGMEIVPVHPKAETVHGATGYATLAEVPGRIDVVDVFVRSELAGAVVDEAIAVGAGAVWLQLGVVDEAAAERARTAGLDVVMDTCPAMEAPALGIG; translated from the coding sequence ATGGCCCACGTGAACGAGCCCGACGTCATCCGCCGCCTGCTGACCACGCCCGGACGATGGGCCGTCGTCGGCCTGTCCGAGAACCGCGCCCGTACCGCCTACAGCATCGCGAGGTATCTCCAGGACGACCTCGGCATGGAGATCGTGCCGGTCCACCCGAAGGCGGAGACCGTCCACGGCGCGACCGGCTACGCCACCCTGGCCGAGGTGCCCGGCCGCATCGACGTCGTCGACGTCTTCGTGCGGTCCGAGCTGGCCGGAGCCGTCGTCGACGAGGCCATCGCCGTCGGCGCCGGAGCGGTGTGGCTGCAGCTCGGGGTCGTGGACGAGGCCGCGGCGGAACGGGCCCGCACCGCCGGCCTCGACGTCGTCATGGACACCTGCCCCGCCATGGAGGCTCCTGCGCTGGGCATCGGCTGA
- a CDS encoding CAP domain-containing protein: MIKRAALAAAGLAVGVGVAAGVSEAAIGPVSQMSTAHVVKAEPVPTPTENLATATPAPGRAGPAPAPTPDEVPTAEATPGPAPTAAAEPSPEPAAAPSPEATTAEPSDETPAPAPAAPPAEEEAGSTGGLSAGAQDSFDQQMVALINAERQAAGVAPLQLWGGLRAGALQHSVWMDGNDFQHAADATLDADTAAAGCSGGWAENIYWSSDAASSPEAAMRSYMSSPGHRENILSPDVRFVATGTVVTDGGLFNTQRFSVSCG; the protein is encoded by the coding sequence ATGATCAAGCGAGCGGCCCTGGCCGCAGCTGGGCTGGCCGTCGGGGTCGGCGTGGCGGCCGGCGTCTCCGAGGCGGCGATCGGTCCGGTCTCGCAGATGAGCACCGCTCACGTGGTGAAGGCGGAGCCGGTGCCGACCCCGACCGAGAACCTCGCGACGGCGACCCCCGCGCCGGGGCGGGCCGGCCCGGCCCCGGCCCCGACGCCGGACGAGGTCCCGACCGCTGAGGCCACTCCCGGGCCGGCGCCCACCGCGGCGGCGGAGCCCTCCCCGGAGCCCGCCGCGGCTCCGTCCCCCGAGGCGACGACGGCGGAGCCCTCGGACGAGACCCCGGCACCTGCTCCCGCCGCACCGCCCGCCGAGGAGGAGGCGGGCAGCACGGGCGGTCTGTCCGCCGGCGCCCAGGACTCCTTCGACCAGCAGATGGTGGCGCTCATCAACGCCGAGCGCCAGGCGGCCGGCGTGGCACCGCTCCAGCTGTGGGGCGGCCTGCGTGCGGGTGCCCTCCAGCACTCCGTGTGGATGGACGGCAACGACTTCCAGCACGCTGCGGACGCCACCCTCGACGCCGACACGGCCGCCGCCGGGTGCTCCGGTGGCTGGGCCGAGAACATCTACTGGTCGTCCGACGCGGCCAGCTCGCCGGAGGCTGCGATGCGCTCGTACATGAGCTCGCCCGGGCACCGGGAGAACATCCTGAGCCCGGACGTGAGGTTCGTCGCCACCGGCACGGTCGTCACCGACGGCGGTCTGTTCAACACGCAGCGGTTCAGCGTCAGCTGCGGCTGA